The following proteins are encoded in a genomic region of Montipora foliosa isolate CH-2021 chromosome 8, ASM3666993v2, whole genome shotgun sequence:
- the LOC138013320 gene encoding uncharacterized protein encodes MTTSWIVGTTPNYTFMKSTSLLSALTVRQWYGNVCVAHLTLRFKTSWLLRDRRIYKLLSKVKRKMYLAGSAIKQGPYVGRINCWSQWKPTNAEPLWLLLSGATDPPRNIEISERRTRDAPWDKNGDFLAGVTHDLLNMENTVGHHLHNTVKDLQLTKSQALVKIRTLFDECKRNSSKPMLYYTGHGEVGTGNWCFHDGTISIQEILDMVPEEMLYPMIFSDTCYSGHWADFCLQKDIAGFHCLAACPYYSKAVDTKGEGGDLTLFMIGKKPRPSTEPMYSGGNREDFPFDDMFDRHTYTDLITGFVKNTQKILLSQNLHDGRLSGCLGTSDLYSPTPARAWGLPSDYDSFVQFVQEMWNKGYNIYSLACDQRQGFGVFFMRDFGTNQYIFASTSIIRKKEEDLKITACTARGSTFYVVMTKDTKEYNGKAQSWFTSNTWSDVQIQIQKGYSERKKITGICYSVGLHKYFVVMTEESSQWQRCRLFNTSSDAKQWSKEILEDDQTAVEFHVPVEGKFLVVVTKDRNLKVTNSMRNFPLKCCESVFKRHGVDKW; translated from the exons ATGACGACATCTTGGATTGTGGGGACTACCCCTAATTATACATTCATGAAGAGTACTTCTCTGCTGTCGGCCCTTACAGTACGGCAGTGGTATGGAAACGTATGTGTCGCTCATCTTACTTTACGTTTTAAAACTTCCTGGTTGCTTAGAGATCGACGAATTTACAAGCTTTTAAGCAAAGTCAAAAG GAAAATGTATTTGGCTGGCTCGGCAATTAAACAAGGACCATATGTTGGTCGCATCAACTGTTGGTCTCAGTGGAAGCCAACGAATGCTGAGCCTCTGTGGCTGCTTTTGTCAGGAGCGACAGATCCACCAAGGAACATCGAAATTTCTGAGAGGAGAACTCGAGATGCTCCTTGGGACAAGAACGGTGATTTTCTAGCTGGAGTTACTCATGATCTACTCAACATGGAAAACACGGTGGGACATCATTTGCACAACACAGTGAAAGATCTTCAACTTACCAAGTCTCAAGCATTAGTGAAAATTCGTACTTTATTTGATGAGTGCAAAAGAAATAGCTCGAAACCTATGCTGTACTACACTGGACACGGAGAAGTGGGGACTGGCAACTGGTGTTTCCATGATGGGACAATCAGCATCCAAGAAATCCTTGACATGGTGCCAGAGGAAATGCTATATCCGATGATTTTTAGTGATACCTGTTATAGCGGTCACTGGGCAGATTTTTGCCTTCAAAAGGACATCGCTGGTTTCCACTGTCTCGCAGCATGCCCATATTATTCCAAAGCTGTTGATACAAAAG GCGAAGGTGGGGACTTAACACTATTCATGATTGGAAAGAAACCACGTCCTAGTACTGAACCTATGTACAGTGGAGGAAACCGCGAAGATTTTCCGTTTGACGATATGTTCGATCGTCATACTTACACCGATTTAATCACTGGTTTTGTAAAAAATACTCAAAAGATTTTGCTGTCGCAAAATTTGCACGATGGACGCTTAAGTGGATGTTTAGGAACTTCTGACCTTTATAGCCCAACTCCTGCCCGCGCCTGGGGGCTTCCATCAGACTATGATAGCTTTGTCCAGTTTGTCCAGGAGATGTGGAACAAGGGATATAATATATATTCCCTTGCATGTGACCAGCGACAGGGATTTGGAGTGTTTTTCATGAGAGACTTTGGCACCAACCAATATATTTTTGCCAGTACATCGATTATTCGAAAGAAGGAAGAAGATTTAAAAATCACTGCGTGTACAGCCCGAGGCTCGACATTTTACGTTGTTATGACAAAGGACACAAAGGAATACAATGGCAAAGCACAGTCATGGTTCACAAGCAACACGTGGAGTGACGTTCAGATACAAATTCAAAAGGGTTATAGTGAACGAAAAAAGATAACTGGAATCTGTTACTCAGTTGGTCTTCACAAGTATTTTGTGGTGATGACTGAGGAATCGTCGCAGTGGCAGCGGTGTCGACTGTTCAATACCAGCTCTGACGCTAAACAATGGAGTAAAGAAATTCTGGAAGATGATCAAACTGCTGTTGAATTTCACGTTCCAGTTGAAGGCAAATTTCTAGTTGTAGTTACTAAAGATAGAAATTTAAAGGTGACAAATTCGATGAGGAATTTCCCTTTGAAATGCTGTGAAAGCGTGTTCAAGAGGCATGGGGTAGACAAGTGGTAA